A region of the Pricia mediterranea genome:
AGGCGATGTCGAAGTCAAAACTGCTCAAGAGACGGAATGTGATGATCTTGGACAATTCCCCCGAAAAAATTCTATCCCTTCAAAAAGTTTCCCATTTCGACGTTTTCGAAAATATGGAAGATTGCTTACCAAAAGCCGATATGGTCTTTATTGCGGTCAAACCCTACCACAGCTCGGAACTTTTTGCCAAAATGAAACCGTTGCTCAATCCGGGTCAGATTATCATCTCGATCATGGCCGGCATCACCATTAAGGTTATGAAAGAGTCGCTGGGCATCGGCAAAGTAGTTCGGGCCATGCCTAACCTTCCGGCGCAGGTAGGCAAGGGCATAACTTCCTATATGGTATCCGACGAGGTGAGCCGCGTAGAATTGCTGACCGTTGAAAACCTATTGGATACCACGGGGACATCTATTCGCGTGCAATCTGAAAATTATATTGATGCCTCTACCGGGATTTCCGGAAGCGGACCGGCCTATGTGTTCTATTTTATGCACAGCATGATGGAGGCCGCCCTAAAGATGGGCTTCTCCAAACATGACTCCAAAGTACTGGT
Encoded here:
- the proC gene encoding pyrroline-5-carboxylate reductase → MKVLVIGAGNMGLTYAEAMSKSKLLKRRNVMILDNSPEKILSLQKVSHFDVFENMEDCLPKADMVFIAVKPYHSSELFAKMKPLLNPGQIIISIMAGITIKVMKESLGIGKVVRAMPNLPAQVGKGITSYMVSDEVSRVELLTVENLLDTTGTSIRVQSENYIDASTGISGSGPAYVFYFMHSMMEAALKMGFSKHDSKVLVSQTFAGAVELFNQSDLSPNSWMDKVASKGGTTRAALDSMDDNNVKDLIEEAAYAAFNRAVELGKEK